The Phoenix dactylifera cultivar Barhee BC4 chromosome 15, palm_55x_up_171113_PBpolish2nd_filt_p, whole genome shotgun sequence genome contains a region encoding:
- the LOC120113289 gene encoding protein PHYTOCHROME-DEPENDENT LATE-FLOWERING-like isoform X3, whose protein sequence is MGVSFKISKVGTRFRPKPSAVPEEPVLSSESSRVLIGAGSKREVDIAEAINDANGASVSSTCSEGLVLPEHEVSFILNLYQKGYIIGKPSETETCQMDNFQPLLQHAKSLHPYDRASETLFSAIESGWLPGDILDDIPSKYIDGTLVCEEVESRIVKALQPQLCLDPTPMLDRLYNDPSSNKLDLGIGRKKRLRKTPEVTVTSNYQTHGKKVCIDRLPQNANCRLDDQGTLLGNATMQQVHENMATENVSSGVSSLRSNNFAQETGRPTLPLPSQPMHQPAINYPTVVHDHVSGPPVSLAGVNTTMSSQNLVGSYTDKINSNAPLSVKRENQDTQSTSLLGMKRPKQTPMGLDGIQQQQPGPQLVGLSGPDMQRKKNQMLDSQIDAVKGMQYSSALGGQRYPSPVINNIPNQEAGASFYFNQQGMRYGAKEEQIDTEKMDRQELEGSKDAPRSLVSENSTVYQHQSQSQHLLQQQSMRNQHLVLTQWHNTQQLAEKDMRKDDVLQKRKSVVSPRVSSGPIVQSPVSSKSGEISSGSVGGQFSAVATTSAVGSQKDKVAANSSAALGGPSVTSSPSDSVHRQHQASVAGKRKTNSVPKTQTMSGVGSPASVSNMNAPLIANSPSIGTAPMGDQAILERLAKIEIISQRYHLNLKKSKVDDYPARKPVAHANQRLAFCLSDSFNAEDFTDPIRPMSRSLFGGTINTCKTRTMHFMRTECAFQVVPPRAHYRMTLTEKPYDGTVAIQYGDIDESDFPSTQEFVTLPTTHYADLLAAQFCAQMERDGYRTTEDRIKPIPVRMVASSSSMTTVPGMTSDNAVAEVKHPEVALGQPSHIAATNAVGPLNSAQNLPNSARMLASGNNSQSLQGYLPGAAMPARTQQLDQTLLQQQQQQQLQQSMQSQMQQQQQLPLPHMQRSSPLLSTNPLSHLIGQNSNLQIGNNSMVNGKPAALQLQMLQQAQQQQQQQTQLPRKVMMGLGPAMNMGNMGNNVVGLGGLSNVMGMGGVRGISSPMGPMSGLGNISPNQMNLGSASNFSAGLRPGSISHAQAAAIAAKLRMAQQNRAGLYGPQSGIAGMSGNNSQMLSSSAGLSMLGHALSRANMSPLHRNAMSPMGPPKIPGTNFYLNPQQLQQHQQQLQQLQQQQLQQQQQQQQQQQISSPLQQARVGSPQVVGSPPAMIMQQQQISPHQMGQQSAMSPQQLSSGALQKNNNCGNAAAGPASPQLSSQTHGSVGSITSSPMEQLQGANKGGSVNV, encoded by the exons ATGGGGGTCTCCTTTAAGATCTCGAAGGTCGGGACCAGGTTCCGTCCCAAGCCGAGCGCCGTCCCAGAAGAGCCGGTTCTCTCCAGCGAGAGCTCCCGCGTTCTAATCGGAGCTGGATCAAAGCGCGAG GTTGATATTGCTGAGGCAATCAATGATGCTAATGGTGCCTCAGTTTCATCCACTTGTTCAGAAGGGCTTGTATTGCCAG AACATGAAGTTTCTTTCATATTGAACCTTTATCAGAAGGGATATATTATTGGGAAGCCTTCTGAG ACTGAAACTTGTCAGATGGATAATTTTCAACCTCTTCTTCAACATGCTAAATCATTGCATCCATATGATAGGGCATCAGAGACCCTATTTTCT GCAATCGAGTCAGGGTGGTTGCCAGGAGATATTCTTGATGATATACCTAGCAAGTATATTGATGGGACCCTTGTCTGTGAG GAAGTTGAGTCACGCATAGTGAAAGCACTGCAACCACAACTTTGTCTTGACCCTACGCCAATGTTAGATAGGCTTTATAATGACCCTTCTTCTAATAAG CTTGATCTTGGTattggaagaaagaagagattaCGGAAAACTCCTGAAGTGACAGTCACATCCAATTATCAAACTCATGGAAAGAAGGTCTGCATTGATAGGCTGCCTCAGAATGCTAATTGTAGATTGGATGACCAAGGAACTCTGTTAGGCAATGCAACAATGCAGCAAGTTCATGAGAATATGGCCACCGAAAATGTATCAAGTGGGGTTTCATCCTTAAGATCTAACAATTTTGCACAAGAAACTGGCAGACCAACTTTACCTTTGCCCTCCCAGCCCATGCATCAGCCAGCTATAAACTATCCCACTGTTGTGCATGATCATGTCTCTGGACCTCCTGTGAGTTTGGCAGGAGTCAACACCACCATGTCATCTCAGAACTTGGTGGGTTCTTATACTGACAAAATCAATAGTAATGCGCCCCTTTCTGTGAAGAGGGAGAACCAAGATACCCAATCAACATCGTTATTAGGCATGAAGAGACCAAAACAGACTCCAATGGGACTAGACGGTATTCAGCAGCAGCAACCAGGGCCTCAGTTAGTTGGCCTCAGTGGGCCTGATATGCAGCGGAAAAAAAACCAGATGTTAGATTCTCAAATAGATGCGGTTAAGGGAATGCAGTATTCTTCTGCTCTGGGTGGTCAAAGATATCCTTCTCCAGTGATAAATAATATTCCTAATCAAGAGGCAGGGGCGTCCTTTTATTTTAACCAGCAGGGTATGAGATATGGTGCTAAAGAAGAGCAGATTGACACAGAAAAGATGGATAGACAAGAGCTGGAGGGGTCTAAAGATGCTCCTCGGTCACTGGTATCAGAAAACAGTACAGTGTACCAGCATCAGTCACAATCTCAGCATCTATTGCAGCAACAATCCATGAGAAACCAGCACCTAGTCCTTACACAGTGGCATAATACCCAACAATTAGCTGAGAAGGATATGAGGAAGGATGATGTGCTTCAGAAGAGGAAATCAGTGGTGAGTCCACGAGTCTCTTCTGGACCGATAGTTCAGTCTCCTGTGTCATCAAAATCAGGAGAGATTTCCAGTGGTTCGGTAGGCGGCCAGTTTAGTGCTGTTGCAACAacttctgcagtaggttcacagAAGGATAAAGTGGCAGCAAATTCTAGTGCTGCACTTGGGGGCCCTTCTGTGACTTCCAGTCCCAGCGATTCTGTGCATCGGCAACACCAAGCATCGGTGGCTGGGAAACGTAAAACAAATTCTGTCCCCAAAACACAAACCATGAGTGGGGTTGGATCTCCTGCCAGTGTTAGTAATATGAATGCTCCACTGATTGCTAATAGCCCATCTATTGGGACTGCACCTATGGGTGATCAAGCAATCCTCGAGAGACTTGCGAAGATTGAAATAATAAGCCAGAG ATACCACCTCAATCTTAAGAAGAGCAAGGTTGATGATTACCCTGCAAGGAAACCTGTAGCACATGCAAATCAACGGCTTGCATTCTGTCTCTCTGATTCATTTAATGCTGAGGATTTCACTGACCCCATTAGACCAATGTCTAGGTCTCTTTTTGGTGGAACAATTAATACGTGTAAGACCAGAACGATGCATTTCATGCGGACAGAATGCGCGTTTCAAG TTGTTCCTCCTAGAGCTCACTACCGAATGACCCTGACTGAGAAGCCTTATGATGGCACAGTAGCGATTCAGTATGGAGATATAGATGAGTCTGATTTTCCTAGTACTCAGGAATTTGTCACATTACCCACAACA CACTATGCCGATCTGCTTGCAGCTCAGTTTTGTGCACAG ATGGAACGTGATGGATATCGGACAACTGAAGATCGTATCAAACCTATACCCGTGCGCATGGTTGCTTCTTCCAGTAGTATGACCACAGTTCCAGGAATGACATCAGATAATGCTGTAGCTGAAGTGAAACACCCAGAAGTAGCTCTTGGTCAACCATCTCATATAGCAGCCACGAATGCTGTGGGACCTCTGAACTCTGCACAAAATCTTCCCAACAGTGCACGGATGCTGGCTTCTGGAAATAATAGCCAGTCATTGCAAGGTTACTTGCCGGGGGCTGCTATGCCTGCTAGGACACAGCAGCTTGACCAAACTTTgcttcagcagcagcagcaacaacagCTGCAGCAAAGTATGCAATCACAGATGCAACAGCAACAACAACTTCCATTGCCTCATATGCAGAGATCATCACCGCTGCTCTCAACCAATCCACTCTCTCATTTAATAGGGCAGAACTCAAACTTGCAGATTGGTAATAATTCCATGGTCAACGGCAAGCCGGCTGctttgcagcttcagatgcTGCAACAAGCAcagcaacagcaacaacagcaaACCCAACTTCCTAGGAAGGTGATGATGGGTCTAGGACCAGCCATGAACATGGGAAACATGGGCAATAATGTGGTGGGCCTTGGCGGTCTGAGCAATGTCATGGGCATGGGGGGAGTTCGGGGCATATCCTCTCCTATGGGGCCCATGTCAGGATTAGGCAACATTAGCCCAAACCAGATGAACCTGGGATCTGCATCCAATTTCAGTGCAGGACTTCGTCCGGGTTCAATATCGCATGCACAAGCTGCGGCAATTGCAGCTAAACTGAGGATGGCACAGCAAAACAGGGCTGGTTTGTATGGTCCTCAATCTGGGATTGCTGGTATGTCCGGAAATAATAGTCAGATGCTGTCAAGCTCGGCGGGCCTGTCTATGTTGGGGCATGCACTGAGCAGAGCCAACATGAGCCCTTTGCATCGGAATGCAATGTCACCCATGGGCCCACCTAAGATCCCTGGAACAAATTTTTACCTGAATCCTCAGCAACTACAACAGCATCAACAGCAGTTACAACAGCTACAACAGCAACagctgcagcagcagcagcagcaacaacaacaacaacaaataagCTCTCCGCTGCAGCAGGCACGGGTGGGATCCCCACAGGTGGTTGGTTCGCCACCGGCAATGATAATGCAACAGCAGCAGATTAGTCCTCATCAAATGGGCCAGCAGTCTGCAATGAGTCCTCAGCAGTTGAGCTCAGGTGCATTGCAGAAGAATAACAACTGTGGCAATGCAGCAGCTGGGCCAGCTAGCCCTCAGTTGAGCTCACAGACACATGGGTCAGTTGGTAGCATCACAAGCTCACCCATGGAGCAGCTGCAAGGCGCAAATAAGGGTGGGTCTGTCAATGTTTAA
- the LOC120113289 gene encoding protein PHYTOCHROME-DEPENDENT LATE-FLOWERING-like isoform X2 — MGVSFKISKVGTRFRPKPSAVPEEPVLSSESSRVLIGAGSKREVDIAEAINDANGASVSSTCSEGLVLPEHEVSFILNLYQKGYIIGKPSEMDNFQPLLQHAKSLHPYDRASETLFSAIESGWLPGDILDDIPSKYIDGTLVCEVRDYRKCISEQGTSVSAVDGVPIVHKVRLRMSLETVVKDIPLISDDSWTYSDLMEVESRIVKALQPQLCLDPTPMLDRLYNDPSSNKLDLGIGRKKRLRKTPEVTVTSNYQTHGKKVCIDRLPQNANCRLDDQGTLLGNATMQQVHENMATENVSSGVSSLRSNNFAQETGRPTLPLPSQPMHQPAINYPTVVHDHVSGPPVSLAGVNTTMSSQNLVGSYTDKINSNAPLSVKRENQDTQSTSLLGMKRPKQTPMGLDGIQQQQPGPQLVGLSGPDMQRKKNQMLDSQIDAVKGMQYSSALGGQRYPSPVINNIPNQEAGASFYFNQQGMRYGAKEEQIDTEKMDRQELEGSKDAPRSLVSENSTVYQHQSQSQHLLQQQSMRNQHLVLTQWHNTQQLAEKDMRKDDVLQKRKSVVSPRVSSGPIVQSPVSSKSGEISSGSVGGQFSAVATTSAVGSQKDKVAANSSAALGGPSVTSSPSDSVHRQHQASVAGKRKTNSVPKTQTMSGVGSPASVSNMNAPLIANSPSIGTAPMGDQAILERLAKIEIISQRYHLNLKKSKVDDYPARKPVAHANQRLAFCLSDSFNAEDFTDPIRPMSRSLFGGTINTCKTRTMHFMRTECAFQVVPPRAHYRMTLTEKPYDGTVAIQYGDIDESDFPSTQEFVTLPTTHYADLLAAQFCAQMERDGYRTTEDRIKPIPVRMVASSSSMTTVPGMTSDNAVAEVKHPEVALGQPSHIAATNAVGPLNSAQNLPNSARMLASGNNSQSLQGYLPGAAMPARTQQLDQTLLQQQQQQQLQQSMQSQMQQQQQLPLPHMQRSSPLLSTNPLSHLIGQNSNLQIGNNSMVNGKPAALQLQMLQQAQQQQQQQTQLPRKVMMGLGPAMNMGNMGNNVVGLGGLSNVMGMGGVRGISSPMGPMSGLGNISPNQMNLGSASNFSAGLRPGSISHAQAAAIAAKLRMAQQNRAGLYGPQSGIAGMSGNNSQMLSSSAGLSMLGHALSRANMSPLHRNAMSPMGPPKIPGTNFYLNPQQLQQHQQQLQQLQQQQLQQQQQQQQQQQISSPLQQARVGSPQVVGSPPAMIMQQQQISPHQMGQQSAMSPQQLSSGALQKNNNCGNAAAGPASPQLSSQTHGSVGSITSSPMEQLQGANKGGSVNV; from the exons ATGGGGGTCTCCTTTAAGATCTCGAAGGTCGGGACCAGGTTCCGTCCCAAGCCGAGCGCCGTCCCAGAAGAGCCGGTTCTCTCCAGCGAGAGCTCCCGCGTTCTAATCGGAGCTGGATCAAAGCGCGAG GTTGATATTGCTGAGGCAATCAATGATGCTAATGGTGCCTCAGTTTCATCCACTTGTTCAGAAGGGCTTGTATTGCCAG AACATGAAGTTTCTTTCATATTGAACCTTTATCAGAAGGGATATATTATTGGGAAGCCTTCTGAG ATGGATAATTTTCAACCTCTTCTTCAACATGCTAAATCATTGCATCCATATGATAGGGCATCAGAGACCCTATTTTCT GCAATCGAGTCAGGGTGGTTGCCAGGAGATATTCTTGATGATATACCTAGCAAGTATATTGATGGGACCCTTGTCTGTGAG GTGCGTGATTATAGAAAATGCATATCTGAACAAGGAACTTCTGTTTCTGCTGTGGATGGGGTTCCTATTGTACATAAAGTGCGGTTGCGAATGTCTCTTGAAACTGTTGTTAAAGACATTCCATTAATATCTGATGATTCTTGGACCTACAGTGATCTAATG GAAGTTGAGTCACGCATAGTGAAAGCACTGCAACCACAACTTTGTCTTGACCCTACGCCAATGTTAGATAGGCTTTATAATGACCCTTCTTCTAATAAG CTTGATCTTGGTattggaagaaagaagagattaCGGAAAACTCCTGAAGTGACAGTCACATCCAATTATCAAACTCATGGAAAGAAGGTCTGCATTGATAGGCTGCCTCAGAATGCTAATTGTAGATTGGATGACCAAGGAACTCTGTTAGGCAATGCAACAATGCAGCAAGTTCATGAGAATATGGCCACCGAAAATGTATCAAGTGGGGTTTCATCCTTAAGATCTAACAATTTTGCACAAGAAACTGGCAGACCAACTTTACCTTTGCCCTCCCAGCCCATGCATCAGCCAGCTATAAACTATCCCACTGTTGTGCATGATCATGTCTCTGGACCTCCTGTGAGTTTGGCAGGAGTCAACACCACCATGTCATCTCAGAACTTGGTGGGTTCTTATACTGACAAAATCAATAGTAATGCGCCCCTTTCTGTGAAGAGGGAGAACCAAGATACCCAATCAACATCGTTATTAGGCATGAAGAGACCAAAACAGACTCCAATGGGACTAGACGGTATTCAGCAGCAGCAACCAGGGCCTCAGTTAGTTGGCCTCAGTGGGCCTGATATGCAGCGGAAAAAAAACCAGATGTTAGATTCTCAAATAGATGCGGTTAAGGGAATGCAGTATTCTTCTGCTCTGGGTGGTCAAAGATATCCTTCTCCAGTGATAAATAATATTCCTAATCAAGAGGCAGGGGCGTCCTTTTATTTTAACCAGCAGGGTATGAGATATGGTGCTAAAGAAGAGCAGATTGACACAGAAAAGATGGATAGACAAGAGCTGGAGGGGTCTAAAGATGCTCCTCGGTCACTGGTATCAGAAAACAGTACAGTGTACCAGCATCAGTCACAATCTCAGCATCTATTGCAGCAACAATCCATGAGAAACCAGCACCTAGTCCTTACACAGTGGCATAATACCCAACAATTAGCTGAGAAGGATATGAGGAAGGATGATGTGCTTCAGAAGAGGAAATCAGTGGTGAGTCCACGAGTCTCTTCTGGACCGATAGTTCAGTCTCCTGTGTCATCAAAATCAGGAGAGATTTCCAGTGGTTCGGTAGGCGGCCAGTTTAGTGCTGTTGCAACAacttctgcagtaggttcacagAAGGATAAAGTGGCAGCAAATTCTAGTGCTGCACTTGGGGGCCCTTCTGTGACTTCCAGTCCCAGCGATTCTGTGCATCGGCAACACCAAGCATCGGTGGCTGGGAAACGTAAAACAAATTCTGTCCCCAAAACACAAACCATGAGTGGGGTTGGATCTCCTGCCAGTGTTAGTAATATGAATGCTCCACTGATTGCTAATAGCCCATCTATTGGGACTGCACCTATGGGTGATCAAGCAATCCTCGAGAGACTTGCGAAGATTGAAATAATAAGCCAGAG ATACCACCTCAATCTTAAGAAGAGCAAGGTTGATGATTACCCTGCAAGGAAACCTGTAGCACATGCAAATCAACGGCTTGCATTCTGTCTCTCTGATTCATTTAATGCTGAGGATTTCACTGACCCCATTAGACCAATGTCTAGGTCTCTTTTTGGTGGAACAATTAATACGTGTAAGACCAGAACGATGCATTTCATGCGGACAGAATGCGCGTTTCAAG TTGTTCCTCCTAGAGCTCACTACCGAATGACCCTGACTGAGAAGCCTTATGATGGCACAGTAGCGATTCAGTATGGAGATATAGATGAGTCTGATTTTCCTAGTACTCAGGAATTTGTCACATTACCCACAACA CACTATGCCGATCTGCTTGCAGCTCAGTTTTGTGCACAG ATGGAACGTGATGGATATCGGACAACTGAAGATCGTATCAAACCTATACCCGTGCGCATGGTTGCTTCTTCCAGTAGTATGACCACAGTTCCAGGAATGACATCAGATAATGCTGTAGCTGAAGTGAAACACCCAGAAGTAGCTCTTGGTCAACCATCTCATATAGCAGCCACGAATGCTGTGGGACCTCTGAACTCTGCACAAAATCTTCCCAACAGTGCACGGATGCTGGCTTCTGGAAATAATAGCCAGTCATTGCAAGGTTACTTGCCGGGGGCTGCTATGCCTGCTAGGACACAGCAGCTTGACCAAACTTTgcttcagcagcagcagcaacaacagCTGCAGCAAAGTATGCAATCACAGATGCAACAGCAACAACAACTTCCATTGCCTCATATGCAGAGATCATCACCGCTGCTCTCAACCAATCCACTCTCTCATTTAATAGGGCAGAACTCAAACTTGCAGATTGGTAATAATTCCATGGTCAACGGCAAGCCGGCTGctttgcagcttcagatgcTGCAACAAGCAcagcaacagcaacaacagcaaACCCAACTTCCTAGGAAGGTGATGATGGGTCTAGGACCAGCCATGAACATGGGAAACATGGGCAATAATGTGGTGGGCCTTGGCGGTCTGAGCAATGTCATGGGCATGGGGGGAGTTCGGGGCATATCCTCTCCTATGGGGCCCATGTCAGGATTAGGCAACATTAGCCCAAACCAGATGAACCTGGGATCTGCATCCAATTTCAGTGCAGGACTTCGTCCGGGTTCAATATCGCATGCACAAGCTGCGGCAATTGCAGCTAAACTGAGGATGGCACAGCAAAACAGGGCTGGTTTGTATGGTCCTCAATCTGGGATTGCTGGTATGTCCGGAAATAATAGTCAGATGCTGTCAAGCTCGGCGGGCCTGTCTATGTTGGGGCATGCACTGAGCAGAGCCAACATGAGCCCTTTGCATCGGAATGCAATGTCACCCATGGGCCCACCTAAGATCCCTGGAACAAATTTTTACCTGAATCCTCAGCAACTACAACAGCATCAACAGCAGTTACAACAGCTACAACAGCAACagctgcagcagcagcagcagcaacaacaacaacaacaaataagCTCTCCGCTGCAGCAGGCACGGGTGGGATCCCCACAGGTGGTTGGTTCGCCACCGGCAATGATAATGCAACAGCAGCAGATTAGTCCTCATCAAATGGGCCAGCAGTCTGCAATGAGTCCTCAGCAGTTGAGCTCAGGTGCATTGCAGAAGAATAACAACTGTGGCAATGCAGCAGCTGGGCCAGCTAGCCCTCAGTTGAGCTCACAGACACATGGGTCAGTTGGTAGCATCACAAGCTCACCCATGGAGCAGCTGCAAGGCGCAAATAAGGGTGGGTCTGTCAATGTTTAA